Proteins encoded in a region of the Oncorhynchus clarkii lewisi isolate Uvic-CL-2024 chromosome 18, UVic_Ocla_1.0, whole genome shotgun sequence genome:
- the LOC139372972 gene encoding golgin-45-like produces the protein MSTAAVADRGSVRPVRGPGDGMETDKPPVVKEIGAVDTPLSSVPLLKVASPKQSPKKTHPAPASLQHSPHSTPQQSPRASPRATPSAPQPPGVLHLGKVPREACMVVEAVRIVVPRAAISRSGGHVGPAEEKGEAWAGQQMEERPPSPPLEDLRGAMEKLQNSERRLLQDKEGLLNQLHVQTEVNRELKKLLVASVGDDLQYHFERLAREKNQLILENKALGRSRASTAEQLERMSIQCDVWRSKFLASRVMAEELTNARVSLQHQTREAQSAITDLLSERDEFFTDMMLTHRSLEQLLVSLQWGRQQTYYPSGQPLSTGELALANHKLADAINSRLLGKVGPVGSSSGAGLGKGRQVSELPNTSHTPAEKMAEKVLKILDPISCSDNEEEPSPLSITSPSAFLTNKKSIGRFHPYTRYENITFNCCERCSGDILVL, from the exons ATGTCTACCGCTGCAGTAGCAGACAGAG GTTCCGTCCGTCCAGTCAGGGGCCCCGGCGACGGCATGGAGACAGACAAGCCCCCAGTCGTTAAGGAGATCGGTGCCGTGGATACGCCTCTGTCTTCGGTGCCACTACTTAAGGTAGCTAGTCCCAAACAAAGCCCCAAGAAGACGCACCCTGCCCCCGCCAGCCTCCAGCACAGCCCCCACTCCACCCCCCAGCAGAGCCCCAGAGCCAGTCCCAGAGCCACCCCGTCTGCCCCCCAGCCCCCCGGGGTGCTTCACCTGGGGAAGGTTCCCCGGGAGGCCTGCATGGTGGTGGAGGCGGTGAGGATCGTTGTTCCCCGTGCCGCCATCAGCCGGAGTGGGGGTCATGTGGGTCCGgctgaggagaaaggggaggccTGGGCTGGGCAGCAGATGGAGGAGcggcccccctcccctcctctggaGGACCTGAGAGGAGCCATGGAGAAGCTGCAGAACTCAGAGAGAAGACTGCTGCAGGACAAGGAGGGGCTCCTCAACCAGCTCCATGTGCAGACTGAG GTGAACAGAGAGTTGAAGAAGCTGCTGGTAGCCTCTGTAGGTGATGACCTGCAGTACCATTTTGAGCGTCTGGCCAGAGAGAAGAACCAGCTGATCTTAGAGAACAAGGCTTTGGGTCGCAGCCGGGCCTCCACAGCAGAACAGCTGGAACGTATGTCTATACAATGTGATGTCTGGAGGAGCAAGTTCCTGGCGTCCAG AGTGATGGCGGAGGAGCTGACCAATGCCAGGGTTTCTCTCCAGCACCAGACCAGAGAGGCTCAGAGCGCCATCACAGACCTGCTGAGTGAGAGAGACGAGTTCTTTACAGACATGATGCTAACCCACAg gTCTCTGGAGCAGCTGCTGGTCTCTCTCCAGTGGGGTCGACAGCAGACCTACTACCCCAGTGGCCAGCCACTCAGCACGGGAGAACTAGCCCTAGCCAATCACAAGCTGGCGGACGCCATCAACTCCCGCCTGCTGGGGAAGGTTGGGCCAGTAGGGAGCAGCAGTGGAGCCGGGCTGGGAAAAGGAAGACAGGTCTCAGAGCTCCCTAACACCTCACACACGCCTGCTGAGAAGATGGCTGAGAAG GTGTTGAAGATCCTGGACCCTATTTCCTGTTCAGACAACGAGGAAGagccctcccccctctctatcacCTCCCCCTCGGCCTTCCTGACCAATAAGAAGAGCATCGGCCGGTTCCACCCTTACACTCGCTATGAGAACATCACCTTCAACTGCTGCGAGCGCTGCAGCGGAGACATCCTGGTCCTCTAG
- the LOC139372974 gene encoding tRNA methyltransferase 10 homolog C-like, with protein sequence MYHQTIEIMRFLTPPLLNELRRRLSLVSTVANKQLPLTCLLPPHHSAPLSRPLYTGATLRKDVPLPQSKEDQTEEKLDLDIWKSVMRFQVPAVEEDKQGGEEGGGGAAPSGPGGGVAGQEEVSPLEATRELVVMWRQAGKLVPETMTDEELGILAEFQTKSSKKKYLKYLAIKESHKNNHKQKQEKKKAERSERFLEDDRIRPGGVRGEEGELRNTFLLQFWGRSLDKLLGWRSAQAVVFGQPLVFDMSYEQQMTRREVENTVSQLMEVEGWNRRAPDPFHLHFCNLQPDGGYHRELVKRYGAEAWERLLITSTEQRHVDLFPRDDLVYLTADSPNVLRTFDNSKVYVVGSMVDRSIQSGLSLANAKRLKLNTARLPLDDFLQWETGAKNLTLDQMIRILLTLKESGRWEEALEHVPKRKHDGFYQEKHQRDRDRGSDKDGRFSGRTRGDTGFRAGDRDCDRTFRSGDRERAFSRRDSVLKSGDSDRAVRTGDRGDSDRAVRTGDSDRAVRTGDRGDSDRAVRTGDRDGMEEWRQKQMNGVVRERGSTSRHKDSVFNSRDRVAVSKEAVPTGDAENRQNTQTTTRVRTSLKTKMEDRNSTAKSGKKLREEE encoded by the coding sequence ATGTATCATCAAACCATTGAAATTATGAGGTTTCTCACCCCACCGCTTTTGAACGAGCTGCGGCGGCGTCTCTCGCTGGTATCCACTGTCGCAAATAAACAGCTACCACTCACCTGCCTTCTCCCACCCCACCACTCTGCACCCCTAAGCCGGCCTCTCTATACTGGGGCCACACTAAGAAAAGATGTACCCCTCCCTCAGTCTAAAGAAGATCAGACTGAAGAGAAACTGGACCTGGACATATGGAAATCTGTGATGAGGTTTCAGGTCCCAGCGGTGGAGGAGGACAAAcagggaggtgaggagggaggtggtggtGCTGCTCCTTCAGGACCAGGTGGAGGTGTAGCAGGGCAGGAGGAGGTCTCCCCACTGGAGGCCACCAGAGAGCTGGTAGTGATGTGGCGTCAGGCTGGGAAGCTGGTGCCAGAGACCATGACTGACGAGGAGCTGGGGATCCTGGCCGAGTTCCAAACCAAGTCCTCCAAGAAGAAGTACCTGAAATACCTGGCCATCAAGGAGAGCCACAAGAACAACCACAAGCAGaaacaggagaagaagaaggcagAGAGGAGCGAGAGGTTCCTGGAGGACGATAGGATCAGGCCTGGCggtgtgagaggagaggagggggaactgAGGAACACTTTCCTTCTCCAGTTCTGGGGTCGTTCCCTGGACAAGCTGCTGGGGTGGAGGTCGGCCCAGGCCGTGGTGTTCGGCCAGCCGCTGGTGTTCGATATGTCCTACGAACAGCAGATGACGCGTCGGGAGGTGGAGAACACTGTGTCCCAGCTgatggaggtggaggggtggaacCGCCGAGCCCCGGACCCCTTCCACCTACACTTCTGTAACTTGCAGCCGGACGGGGGTTACCACAGGGAGCTGGTTAAACGGTACGGCGCCGAGGCCTGGGAGCGCCTCCTCATCACCTCCACAGAGCAACGTCACGTGGACCTGTTCCCCCGGGACGACCTGGTCTACCTGACGGCGGACTCCCCCAACGTCCTCCGTACCTTCGACAACTCTAAGGTCTACGTCGTGGGCTCCATGGTGGACCGCTCCATCCAATCAGGGCTCTCCCTGGCCAACGCCAAGCGTCTGAAGCTGAATACGGCCCGTCTGCCGCTTGATGACTTCCTCCAATGGGAGACGGGGGCCAAGAACCTGACCCTGGATCAGATGATACGCATCTTGCTGACActgaaggagagtgggaggtgggaGGAGGCGCTGGAGCACGTACCCAAGAGGAAACATGATGGATTCTACCAGGAGAAACACCagcgggacagagacagaggctcaGATAAGGACGGGAGGTTTAGTGGCAGAACCAGAGGAGACACAGGGTTCAGGGCTGGGGACAGAGACTGTGATAGAACATTCAGAAGTGGGGACAGAGAAAGGGCATTTAGTAGAAGAGACAGTGTATTGAAGAGTGGGGACAGTGATAGAGCAGTCaggactggagacagaggagacagtgaCAGAGCAGTCAGGACTGGAGACAGTGACAGAGCAGTCaggactggagacagaggagacagtgaCAGAGCAGTCAGGACCGGAGACAGAGAtggtatggaggagtggagacagaaacagatgaatggtgtggtcagagagagaggatccaCTAGCAGACATAAGGACAGTGTATTCAATAGCAGAGACAGGGTAGCAGTCAGTAAGGAAGCAGTACCTACAGGGGAtgcagagaacagacagaacacacagaccaccaccagggTACGGACATCACTAAAAACCAAGATGGAGGATCGGAACAGTACAGCCAAGAGCGGGAAGAAATTGCGGGAGGAAGAGTAG